In the Acomys russatus chromosome 13, mAcoRus1.1, whole genome shotgun sequence genome, one interval contains:
- the LOC127197727 gene encoding serine/arginine repetitive matrix protein 1-like, translating to MAGKFYRVPQRERKPGTDVDIRDLKRHKTCTRTEYYTSEREQLRPPRCRDPAARASRPPTHPARPTPPPTPRRQRCGRQGRRGSPDPGESARRPARGADAPPRRPAARRAHLLEGPAGLQARSEGERALSPRRRAVAPASSSPPPLLLGGVGGELSESPGVCNFSSLSLPPPPEKEEGEKMSTTGMKKLRRYFQTIFQREKRSPFGGYTSVKIATQM from the exons ATGGCAGGAAAGTTCTACAGAGTGCCTCAGCGAGAGAGGAAGCCTGGAACAGATGTAGACATTAGAGACTTAAAGAGACACAAAACTTGTACAAGAACAGAGTACTACACG TCTGAAAGGGAGCAGCTTCGGCCGCCCAGGTGCCGGGACCCCGCGGCTCGGGCGAGCcgaccccccacccacccagcgcggcctacacccccacccaccccccgccgGCAACGCTGCGGCCGCCAGGGCCGCCGTGGCTCGCCGGACCCGGGGGAGAGCGCGCGGCGGCCGGCACGCGGTGCGGACGCGCCTCCCCGCCGGCCCGCGGCCCGCCGCGCACACTTACTTGAGGGGCCCGCCGGGCTCCAGGCTCGCTCTGAGGGGGAGCGAGCGTTGTCACCGCGTCGCCGGGCCGTCGCTCCCGCGTCCTCCTCGCCGCCGCCGCTTCTCCTCGGAGGGGTGGGCGGAGAGCTTAGCGAGAGCCCGGGCGTTTGCAActtttcttcactttctcttccaccGCCCCccgaaaaggaagaaggggaaaaaatgtcGACGACAGGGATGAAGAAGTTGAGGAG GTACTTCCAGACCATCtttcagagggaaaaaaggagcCCATTTGGAG GATACACTTCTGTGAAGATTGCGACTCAGATGTGA